In Cyclobacteriaceae bacterium, the DNA window GCGGGACAGATCATTCTCTTCATTGATGAAATTCATACACTGATTGGTGCGGGAGGTGGCGAAGGTGCCATGGACGCTGCCAATTTATTAAAGCCAGCATTAGCCCGCGGCGAACTTCATGCTATTGGTGCAACTACCTTAAAAGAATATCAGAAATATATTGAAAAGGATAAGGCTCTTGAAAGAAGATTTCAGTCAGTCATTGTCGATGAGCCTTCAACGGACGATTCTATCTCCATTCTTCGCGGTATAAAAGACAAATATGAATTACATCATGGAGTTCGAATCAAAGATGATGCGGTGATCGCCGCGGTAGAATTATCACATCGCTACATTTCCGATCGCTTTCTCCCTGACAAGGCTATCGACTTAATGGATGAAGCTGCTTCCAAGTTAAGGATTGAGATGGACTCTATGCCCGAAGAGCTTGATGAGCTCAATAGAAGGATCATGCAACTGGAAATTGAACGTGAAGCAATTCGCAGAGAAAAAAATCGCGATAAAGAAACGGTTCTCAGTAAAGACATCGCAGAGCTTTCTGAGAAAAGAAATGATCTGAAAGCAAAGTGGGAGAGCGAAAAAGAAGTTGTGCATGGAATTCAAAAAGAAAAAGAAGCCATTGATAAATTAAAGTTCGAGGCAGATCAAGCGGAGAAGGCAGGGGACTACGGTCGTGTTGCTGAGATTCGGTATGGAAAAATAACAGAAGCCGAGAAGCGATTACAAATCCTTCAGGATAAAGTAAAATCCATGCAAAGCGCAGGTACTTTATTAAAAGAAGAAGTTGATAGTGAAGACATCGCTGAAATTGTGGCGAAGTGGACTGGAATTCCTGTTTCAAAAATGCTGCAAAGCGAACGGGAAAAATTACTAAACCTGGAAGAGGAGCTTGGAAAAAGAGTGGCAGGTCAGGAAGAAGCGATTCGCGCTTTATCTGATGCCGTCAGAAGAAGTCGTGCAGGATTGCAAGATCCAAAGCGCCCCATTGGCTCGTTTATATTCATGGGTACGACTGGCGTTGGTAAGACAGAGCTTTCAAAAGCATTGGCAGAATATCTCTTCAATGATGAAAATTCCATGGTTCGCATTGATATGAGTGAATATCAGGAACGTCATAGTGTTAGTCGCCTCGTGGGCGCACCTCCGGGATATGTTGGATATGACGAAGGAGGTCAATTGACTGAGGCTGTAAGAAGAAAGCCGTATTCCGTCGTGCTGTTGGATGAGATTGAAAAGGCTCATTCGGATGTCTTTAATATACTTTTGCAGGTTCTGGATGAAGGCAGGCTGACAGACAACAAAGGTCGAGTGGCTAATTTCAAGAACACAATTATTATTATGACAACGAATACAGGCGCTCACCTGATTCAGGAGAATTTCGAGAAAATCACGGATGAGAATTATTTTGATGTGATCGAGGAAACTAAAGAGCAGGTATTACAGTTATTGAGGCAGAACGTTCGCCCGGAGTTTATCAATCGTGTCGATGAAATAGTGATGTTCCGACCGCTGGTAAAAAAGGATGTGAGGAAGATTGTGGGAATCCAGGTAGATATGATAAAAAAGAGGCTTGGACAATCAGGAATTCAACTAGAGGTGTCAGAAGCAGCTTTGGATCGTCTCGCCAAATTGGGGTATGATCCTCAATACGGAGCAAGGCCTTTGAAGAGAGTTGTACAGAGGGAAATATTAAACGAGCTGTCGAAACAAATTCTGGCAGGAAAAATAAATAAAGACGCAGTGATTCACGTTGATATGAAGAACGATGTCGAGTTTGAGTTCATCAACACTGAATCTGAAGCGGCATTAAAATAGTGAAGTTGGTTTGTGTTGCTCAGCCGCAGGGCTGAGAGTTTTTTGGTCTGCGTTTGCATCATGCAAAGTGGGCAAGGGGTTGGGCACAGCTGAGGAGCTGTGCCCTTTTCTTTTTAATATCAGTCTATACTCCTTCCTCAATATGGAATACTTTCTTGAGTCTATCCTGGCCTTTTCGATCCATCAGCATTAGCAAATAGTCACCACCATTGATAACCATATTGCCTTCCGGATTTTTATGCATGATTCGTTTGCCATTGGTAATTTTTACAATTCCAATAAGAACAACATTACATTGCTTTTTCAAATCAAAAAATGCTTTCTCGTAAGGCATGTTGATAAGTGGATTTGAACCCATGATCAGGAATTCCTTCATATCGTACTCATGATCCTCATGCGCGAAAGCAATGATTTCTTCACTGAGTATAGCGACATCAGGTTCATAGATATAGCTGGCGAGAAGCTTGGAGGATATTTCATTCTTGGAAATCGCATAGGTGATGCCAGCATTCACGAAAGTGCTCTTAAGATTTCCATTATCAAGGGTTACCACATAATTCAGGTCACTGAAGTGCTTCTTTATGTTAATGATATAAACAAGCTTTTCAGTATCGTCATTCAGGTTGATGAAAACGACAGAAGCTTCCTTAAGATTTGATTTTTCAAGTAGTTCAAAATTATTGTAATCTGAGTACAGGATGTAAACTGTTTCCTGTTGATAGTATTCACGAATGATGTCAATGCTGGCGCGGTCTTTCGTAATAATCGCAACTTGCCGGCCGGCTGCCACCAAATGACTAATCACTGACTGGCCAAATTCATTCCATCCGATCATCACCACATGGTTTTTGAACTGCGTACCATTGAGGCCGAGTTCTTTTTGTTCTTTCAATGTGCTCATAAAATTTGCGATCTGTCCAATAATAAAACCATATACACCCAAGCTTGACAACAGGAAAACAAAGCCAATCATCCGGCCCCAGTAAGTTACCGGCAGAGCATCACCATATCCGACAGTAGTCAGTGTCTCCACCAGATACCACATTGCATCCTGAAGCGTATTGATTTTGCTATCAGGCTCTCCTGATTCGAGATCTAATAATAATGTAATAAAAGAGCCGTAAACTACTACCAATAGAAGCACGGTAAGGATGGCCTTGCGATAATTCGGTTGCTTCATAGGGGTTGCAAAGAATTCGAAAACTAAAGGAAAAGAGTTGAGAATACAAAATTACTGAGCAGGACAGGCTTGAAGGGCGTTGGTAACTTGTTTTATTTCAATCATACCTTTTTCATGACCCCAGCTATTATAAATATATGTAGCGATTTCAGCTATTTCGAGTTCTGTTAACTCCGTAACCCCAGGCATTGGTTGATGATAAGACTTGCCATTCACAATCATCTCTCCCGTTTTACCGTTCTTCATCATACATAGAACTTCATCGAAATTCTTATCCATATAATCTGAAGGTGACAAAGGCGGATATACTAAACCAAGTCCTTTTCCATCCTTGTGATGACAATTGCTGCAGTTATTAAGATAGAGCTGCTCTCCCTCAACAAAGTATTGTTTGAATTTAGAATCGGCATCGGAACACGAGGTGATAAACACTAAAAGCGTAAAGAAGAAAAGAATAGCAGATCTCATTCCTCGCGCAATCTTTGAATGTCAACTACCAGGCGGTCAACATCATCTTCCTTTGTTCCATCATACTTTCCTCTGATCCTGCCCTTCTTGTCAATCAAAAGAAAAGCTCCGCTATGAATAAATCCATCCGGAACTGTCTTGTCTTCCATTGCTGTTGCGAAATAGCTGGTCTGGGCAACTTTATAAATTGAATCCTTAACACCTGTGACAAAATGCCAGCGATTACTTTCCACTCCAAGTCTTCCCGCAAAGTCGCGTAGCAGCGCCACTGTATCGTATTCCGGATCAATGGTATGTGACAGAATTAAAACATCCGGCATTTTCTCCGTTGCCTCATAAACCCTTAACATCTGCGTTTTCATGATCGGACAAATCGTGCGGCAGGTGGTGAAGAAAAAATCAGCAACGTATATCTTATCCCTGAATGTGTCATTTGTGATCACATTGCTATCCTGATCAGTAAAACTAAACGGCGCAATTTTATGATACACGGTATCCGTTCCCTCCACTATCCTTTCGCCAAAAATAGGAAGCGCTTCTTTTTTCTGACCACAAGCCAGAAGTAAAAAGCCAAACATCAAAAACTGGGCACTATTTAAAAATAATTTCATCTCCCTCTTTTATTTCATTTTGATCAACCGGAACACTATTCAATCCAAAATATATTTTACTGTCTCTTTTGCGATAGTTGGAAAGTGTCAGCAAAGGTTCTCTCCCCTTCTCAGCAGTGTCCTGATTGATGGTTGTAAGAATGCATCTTGCGCATGGCTTGATTCCTACAAACCGATTACTACCTACTGTAAAATCTTTCCATTGATCCTCTTCGAAAGCTTCTCCCCCGGTAAAGACCAGGTTGGGACGAAAACGATTCATCGGAACAGGGTCTTCCAAACGCTCATTGAGATCATTCAATGAAGATTGCCCCACAACGAGCAGTGGATAAGCATCGGCAAGACTTACCTGCTCATTATTTACTCTGAACTTCTCATCAATAAGCCGCTGATTCTCCTCCGGAAAAAAAACCAATTTGCAATTCAGTCCCAGGCGCTCAGAAAACCATCGGCTTGATTCTTCACTCACTTCAAAAGCCTTCATCCGATCATCCCAAACCTGAACATCCAACGGGGTATCTATTACCTGATGATGGAGTGGCAGGATATGAGAATCTGTTTTGAATTGAATTTTAAATCCGTTCTCAACAAAAGACAACTTGAATAGTGCCATACTATGGCAAATTCTTTGTGTCATGAACATATTATTTTCATCCACAAGCATCCATCTTCGGTCATATCGAAGACCTTTTCCCATTACCTGAGAGGATTTCAACCTGATTCCACCCAGCGATTTCACGGGGTAAATCCATATTTCCGTAAGAATGCGTTTATTCATGAAACAAAACCTGTTGTAAAGTCTTTATACAACAAAGATCAGAATTAACTTTAGAGAAAGAAAGAATTTAAGGAATGGGTAAGGAATCAGCACTCTGGTATTTTGAAAGCGTCGACCTTTACGACGTGCTGTGTCCGCATAAAGTGAAAGTGATGGGCGATAAGCACACTTTTCACTTCTTCAAGAAAGATGAATTCATCTATTTCCCTGATGAGGTGGCAACACACATCTATATGATCGCTGAGGGACGTGTGCGCATTGGACATTATCTTGAAGATGGGAAGGAAGTAATCAATGCCATTCTTTCTACGGGAGAGATCTTTGGCGAACTCGCATTGGCTGGCGAAGAAAGACGTCGCGACTTTGCCCAATCCATGGATGATAAAACTTCAGTTTGCCCATTGAGCATCGAAGATCTCAAAGCACTGATGTATGGAAATCAGGAACTAAGTTTCAAAATGCTGAAGCTTGTGGGGTTGAGATTGATCAAGCTTGAGCGAAAACTGGAATTACTTGTCTTTAAAGATGCACGCACGCGCATTATTGAATTCCTGAAAGACACCGCCT includes these proteins:
- the clpB gene encoding ATP-dependent chaperone ClpB, which encodes MNIEKFTIKSQEALQKSAQIATERQQQAIEPAHILRAILDTDENVVDYLIKKLNVNGTILENKLEEILKSYPKQTGGSQPYLSPTANTVLTQAEKELSQFKDEYISIEHLLLALLATKDKVSSLLKDTGFAKQELIKAIQELRGGSSVTDQNAEGKYKSLERYSKNLNDLAKKGKIDPVIGRDEEIRRVLQILARRTKNNPILLGEPGVGKTAIVEGMAQRIVNGDVPENLKGKILVSLDMGLLVAGAKYKGEFEERLKAVIKEVTDSAGQIILFIDEIHTLIGAGGGEGAMDAANLLKPALARGELHAIGATTLKEYQKYIEKDKALERRFQSVIVDEPSTDDSISILRGIKDKYELHHGVRIKDDAVIAAVELSHRYISDRFLPDKAIDLMDEAASKLRIEMDSMPEELDELNRRIMQLEIEREAIRREKNRDKETVLSKDIAELSEKRNDLKAKWESEKEVVHGIQKEKEAIDKLKFEADQAEKAGDYGRVAEIRYGKITEAEKRLQILQDKVKSMQSAGTLLKEEVDSEDIAEIVAKWTGIPVSKMLQSEREKLLNLEEELGKRVAGQEEAIRALSDAVRRSRAGLQDPKRPIGSFIFMGTTGVGKTELSKALAEYLFNDENSMVRIDMSEYQERHSVSRLVGAPPGYVGYDEGGQLTEAVRRKPYSVVLLDEIEKAHSDVFNILLQVLDEGRLTDNKGRVANFKNTIIIMTTNTGAHLIQENFEKITDENYFDVIEETKEQVLQLLRQNVRPEFINRVDEIVMFRPLVKKDVRKIVGIQVDMIKKRLGQSGIQLEVSEAALDRLAKLGYDPQYGARPLKRVVQREILNELSKQILAGKINKDAVIHVDMKNDVEFEFINTESEAALK
- a CDS encoding potassium channel protein translates to MKQPNYRKAILTVLLLVVVYGSFITLLLDLESGEPDSKINTLQDAMWYLVETLTTVGYGDALPVTYWGRMIGFVFLLSSLGVYGFIIGQIANFMSTLKEQKELGLNGTQFKNHVVMIGWNEFGQSVISHLVAAGRQVAIITKDRASIDIIREYYQQETVYILYSDYNNFELLEKSNLKEASVVFINLNDDTEKLVYIINIKKHFSDLNYVVTLDNGNLKSTFVNAGITYAISKNEISSKLLASYIYEPDVAILSEEIIAFAHEDHEYDMKEFLIMGSNPLINMPYEKAFFDLKKQCNVVLIGIVKITNGKRIMHKNPEGNMVINGGDYLLMLMDRKGQDRLKKVFHIEEGV
- a CDS encoding cytochrome c — protein: MRSAILFFFTLLVFITSCSDADSKFKQYFVEGEQLYLNNCSNCHHKDGKGLGLVYPPLSPSDYMDKNFDEVLCMMKNGKTGEMIVNGKSYHQPMPGVTELTELEIAEIATYIYNSWGHEKGMIEIKQVTNALQACPAQ
- a CDS encoding SCO family protein, which produces MKLFLNSAQFLMFGFLLLACGQKKEALPIFGERIVEGTDTVYHKIAPFSFTDQDSNVITNDTFRDKIYVADFFFTTCRTICPIMKTQMLRVYEATEKMPDVLILSHTIDPEYDTVALLRDFAGRLGVESNRWHFVTGVKDSIYKVAQTSYFATAMEDKTVPDGFIHSGAFLLIDKKGRIRGKYDGTKEDDVDRLVVDIQRLREE
- a CDS encoding MOSC domain-containing protein, translating into MNKRILTEIWIYPVKSLGGIRLKSSQVMGKGLRYDRRWMLVDENNMFMTQRICHSMALFKLSFVENGFKIQFKTDSHILPLHHQVIDTPLDVQVWDDRMKAFEVSEESSRWFSERLGLNCKLVFFPEENQRLIDEKFRVNNEQVSLADAYPLLVVGQSSLNDLNERLEDPVPMNRFRPNLVFTGGEAFEEDQWKDFTVGSNRFVGIKPCARCILTTINQDTAEKGREPLLTLSNYRKRDSKIYFGLNSVPVDQNEIKEGDEIIFK
- a CDS encoding Crp/Fnr family transcriptional regulator, whose product is MGKESALWYFESVDLYDVLCPHKVKVMGDKHTFHFFKKDEFIYFPDEVATHIYMIAEGRVRIGHYLEDGKEVINAILSTGEIFGELALAGEERRRDFAQSMDDKTSVCPLSIEDLKALMYGNQELSFKMLKLVGLRLIKLERKLELLVFKDARTRIIEFLKDTASWKGRKVGFETLIPTRLTHKDIASLTGTSRQTVTTILNELKDQNLINFDRRRILIRDLGSLK